One window from the genome of Lachancea thermotolerans CBS 6340 chromosome B complete sequence encodes:
- the LCB1 gene encoding serine C-palmitoyltransferase LCB1 (similar to uniprot|P25045 YMR296C Saccharomyces cerevisiae LCB1 Component of serine palmitoyltransferase responsible along with Lcb2p for the first committed step in sphingolipid synthesis) — protein MRQPPEVLPSSIPVPEAVLRSSSYVWYYCQRAAHAIPGMRYVVSYVRKSHQDDPYRTLFELFLIIYGIIYFFRKPRKQGEQAAPKLSEREVEALLDEWEPEPIAQQNIKLEWRAKSTPVLMGNSSAPTRVNLTRDEGRESYSDVLNCASTSFLQISSDPEFVKAAKDTIHQYGVGACGPAGFYGNQDVHSELEYNLARFFGTERAVLYGQDFCIAASVIPAFTKRGDVIVADDRVNVALQNALQLSRSTVYYYNHNDMEALEELLEQLQERELNEKLPSLPRKFIVTEGLFQNLGDIPDLPRLVELKRKYKYRLLVDETFSLGVLGANGRGIAEYYNMKRDASVDITIGSLAVALGSSGGFVLGDNVMSMHQRIGSHAYTFSAALPAFAVTTASRVLDHLEHDNSAVQKLRSLSQLMHQLFIDDSELSPYIEVTSSKESSILHFRLTDEYRSRVFHTTEESLFQELSAMHAKNLSEKYIEGCEREEKLLQRIVDMALKEHKVLLTRNTFVLKHETLPVTPSLKLCCSAKMTEDELRSACESVKSAVLACTSE, from the coding sequence ATGCGCCAGCCTCCAGAGGTTCTCCCCTCATCCATCCCAGTCCCAGAGGCAGTCCTGCGCTCCTCGTCGTACGTGTGGTACTACTGTCAACGCGCAGCGCACGCCATCCCTGGCATGCGCTACGTGGTGTCGTACGTACGGAAGTCGCACCAGGACGATCCCTACCGCAcgctttttgagctctttctcaTAATATATGGTATCATCtacttcttcaggaaaCCCCGCAAGCAGGGCGAGCAGGCTGCCCCCAAGCTTTCGGAGCGCGAGGTTGAGGCTCTTCTCGACGAGTGGGAACCCGAACCTATCGCGCAGCAAAACATAAAACTCGAGTGGCGCGCCAAGTCCACGCCCGTACTTATGGGTaacagcagcgcgcctACTCGTGTGAACTTGACGCGCGACGAGGGCCGCGAGTCCTACTCTGACGTGCTCAACTGCGCGTCCACTAGTTTCCTACAAATTTCTAGCGACCCCGAGTTTGTAAAGGCCGCCAAAGACACTATCCACCAGTACGGTGTCGGCGCATGTGGGCCAGCCGGTTTTTATGGTAACCAGGATGTGCACTCGGAACTGGAGTACAACTTGGCGCGCTTTTTCGGCACCGAAAGAGCTGTTCTCTACGGCCAAGACTTCTGCATCGCAGCTTCCGTAATCCCAGCCTTTACCAAGCGTGGTGACGTGATTGTCGCTGATGACCGCGTCAATGTCGCCCTCCAGAATGCTCTACAACTGAGTCGGTCTACTGTTTACTACTACAACCATAACGATATGGAGGCCCTTGAGGAGCTCCTTGAGCAGCTGCAAGAGCGCGAGCTCAATGAAAAACTGCCATCGCTTCCCAGAAAGTTCATCGTTACCGAGGGCCTTTTCCAGAATTTGGGCGACATACCCGACTTGCCTCGGCTCGTGGAACTAAAGCGGAAGTACAAATACAGATTGTTGGTTGATGAGACTTTCTCGCTAGGCGTTTTGGGCGCCAACGGCCGCGGTATCGCTGAGTATTACAACATGAAGCGCGATGCCTCCGTCGACATTACAATTGGCTCGCTGGCGGTGGCTTTAGGGTCTTCAGGTGGTTTCGTGCTTGGCGACAACGTCATGTCCATGCACCAGCGCATTGGCTCGCACGCTTACACATTTTCCGCAGCACTACCAGCCTTCGCCGTGACCACGGCGTCCAGAGTCCTGGATCATCTAGAGCACGACAATTCCGCAGTACAGAAGCTGCGCTCCCTGTCACAGCTCATGCACCAGCTCTTCATCGATGACAGTGAACTTTCTCCCTACATCGAAGTCACGTCCTCCAAGGAATCTAGCATTTTGCATTTCAGACTCACGGATGAGTACCGTTCGCGCGTGTTCCACACCACTGAAGAATCGCTATTCCAAGAACTATCGGCTATGCACGCTAAAAACTTGAGTGAGAAGTACATTGAAGGGTGCGAGCGCgaagagaagctcttgcaaCGCATTGTTGATATGGCCTTAAAGGAGCACAAAGTGTTGCTTACTCGCAACACCTTCGTGTTGAAGCACGAGACCCTACCCGTGACTCCTAGCCTTAAGCTCTGCTGCAGCGCCAAGATGACTGAAGACGAATTGCGCAGTGCGTGCGAAAGCGTTAAGAGCGCCGTCCTCGCCTGCACCTCAGAATAG
- the PRC1 gene encoding carboxypeptidase C PRC1 (similar to uniprot|P00729 Saccharomyces cerevisiae YMR297W PRC1 Vacuolar carboxypeptidase Y (proteinase C) involved in protein degradation in the vacuole and required for full protein degradation during sporulation), with amino-acid sequence MKTSTLLAGALAASAQAASVQNVFQANTLLDKAIDALGLSSEDVLDSLPKSLKSVWGEMGMLFPKETSQLEFVTKPKFKTNRRPDSQWDFVVQENPSHKLRVNKIKDPQVLGVDPGVKQYTGYLDVEEEDKHFFYWFFESRNDPKNDPVILWLNGGPGCSSLTGQFFELGPSHIGPEIKPIYNPYSWNSNASVIFLDQPVNVGYSYSGSSGVSNTVAAGKDVYAFLQLFFKQFPEYASGQDFHIAGESYAGHYIPVFASEILSHPEEERSFNLTSVLIGNGLTDELTQYQYYEPMACGEGGEPSVLEPEECEGMLDTLPRCLSLIEACYDSQSVWTCVPASIYCNNAQMGPYQKTGKNVYDIRKECEGELCYAEMSYMDEYLNLDVVKEAVGAEVDKFESCNFDINRNFLFAGDWMKPYHKAVTDLLNQGLPVLIYAGDKDFICNWLGNQAWSNVLPWKYGDEFQDAPVKDWISSTTGDTAGKVKNYEHFTFLRVYGGGHMVPYDQPENSLAMVNDWIQGRYSFE; translated from the coding sequence atgaagacttcGACCCTTCTTGCGGGCGCTTTAGCAGCCTCCGCACAGGCTGCCTCGGTTCAAAACGTGTTCCAGGCGAACACCCTGCTCGATAAAGCCATCGATGCGCTAGGACTATCGTCAGAGGACGTCCTAGACTCGCTGCCTAAGAGCCTTAAAAGCGTGTGGGGCGAGATGGGTATGCTGTTTCCCAAAGAGACTTCGCAGCTCGAGTTCGTGACCAAGCCCAAGTTCAAGACTAACCGTCGTCCTGATAGCCAGTGGGATTTTGTTGTGCAGGAGAACCCCTCGCACAAACTGCGTGTCAACAAGATCAAAGACCCCCAGGTATTGGGAGTCGACCCTGGCGTCAAGCAGTACACAGGTTACCTTGACGTTGAGGAGGAAGACAAGCACTTCTTCTACTGGTTTTTCGAGAGTAGAAATGACCCAAAAAATGACCCTGTCATCCTGTGGCTGAACGGTGGACCCggctgctcttctttgactggccagttctttgaacttggaCCCTCTCACATTGGCCCCGAAATCAAGCCCATCTACAACCCATACTCTTGGAACTCGAATGCGTCTGTCATTTTCCTTGACCAACCTGTCAACGTGGGGTACTCTTACTCCGGCTCGAGCGGTGTGTCTAACACTGTTGCTGCGGGCAAGGACGTCTACGCCTTTTTGCaactgttcttcaagcaatTCCCAGAATACGCCTCTGGCCAAGACTTCCACATCGCGGGCGAATCCTATGCAGGCCACTACATTCCTGTTTTCGCTTCTGAGATCCTATCGCACCCAGAGGAGGAGAGATCCTTCAATCTGACTTCTGTTTTGATCGGAAACGGTCTCACAGACGAACTCACCCAGTATCAATACTATGAACCAATGGCCTGTGGTGAAGGTGGCGAACCATCCGTGCTTGAGCCTGAAGAATGTGAAGGGATGCTCGACACCTTGCCCCGTTGTCTGTCTTTGATCGAGGCCTGCTACGACTCTCAATCTGTTTGGACCTGCGTTCCTGCATCAATCTACTGTAACAACGCGCAGATGGGACCTTACCAGAAGACAGGGAAAAATGTTTATGACATCCGCAAAGAGTGCGAGGGCGAGTTGTGTTACGCCGAAATGTCTTACATGGACGAGTACCTCAACCTTGACGTCGTAAAGGAGGCGGTTGGCGCTGAGGTTGACAAGTTTGAGTCATGCAACTTCGATATCAACagaaactttttgtttgcagGTGACTGGATGAAGCCATACCACAAGGCCGTGACAGACCTTTTGAACCAGGGATTGCCAGTCCTTATTTATGCAGGCGACAAAGACTTTATTTGCAACTGGCTTGGTAACCAGGCCTGGTCGAACGTTTTGCCTTGGAAATACGGAGACGAGTTCCAAGACGCGCCTGTTAAGGACTGGATTTCGAGCACCACAGGAGACACCGCTGGTAAAGTCAAGAACTATGAACACTTCACTTTCTTAAGAGTCTATGGCGGTGGTCACATGGTTCCATACGACCAGCCTGAGAACTCTCTTGCAATGGTTAACGACTGGATTCAGGGCCGCTACTCTTTTGAGTAA
- the LIP1 gene encoding sphingosine N-acyltransferase subunit LIP1 (similar to uniprot|Q03579 Saccharomyces cerevisiae YMR298W Protein required for cell viability), which translates to MAQRTPQIYKLFQYVCAGLALIAAVEYFKYSTRINYEWFHCTLVEEPWEQGSSLSRLYAVGGPSCDKRGELKTIMKKITRGFDLQKEGISFCIKEDLEVPSVHYPIHDKKGAPGYVAYASYDSDSRDIREVCEDAPVLHI; encoded by the coding sequence ATGGCACAAAGAACCCCTCAAATCTACAAACTGTTCCAATATGTCTGCGCGGGACTGGCTCTCATAGCCGCCGTCGAGTATTTCAAATACTCCACTAGGATAAATTATGAATGGTTCCATTGCACACTAGTGGAAGAGCCATGGGAGCAGGGCTCGTCGCTCTCAAGGCTTTACGCGGTTGGCGGGCCTAGCTGTGACAAGCGTGGTGAGTTGAAGACAAttatgaagaaaataaCTAGGGGCTTCGATCTACAGAAAGAGGGTATCTCTTTCTGTATTAAGGAAGACCTGGAAGTCCCCTCTGTCCACTATCCTATTCATGACAAGAAGGGCGCACCTGGGTATGTAGCATACGCTAGTTACGACTCAGATTCTCGGGACATTAGAGAGGTTTGTGAGGACGCCCCCG